From Synoicihabitans lomoniglobus, the proteins below share one genomic window:
- a CDS encoding immunoglobulin domain-containing protein: protein MPFLRLLLIFFGLSATAAFAQSAWRFTQPLPAPEQIRDIAANDHQIILAGEAGLIVSSTDGETWVRRQTGTRESFNEVHFLNGRWFATGHSGSIFNSNDGITWAQRTNLRGSGAMAYGNDVFVALTSDYEQSVRVSSDGDNWTSSHLRPGQNALGRGIVFAYGKFWAGSAIRAGLYHSTDGISWSFQPLSTANGNVARVVQANGRLFALVKYSSTSTMLFELEDGVSWVERGGSMVDFGYLDGRYYKRELNNLTLVSPNTLDWTLAPNIPATLDLSHLTRFQSTTFGIVSNLSKLIQSDDGLNWGPVGDQLTFTSTNGAARVGEEVLASNGWFTSDGESWQQGGFVPPSADYYFLCNVNARAYALVPQRFAEGQHVTELWVIDGVTTAHLAATLDVRLVDPNIWFANGYYFISSPDQGARILIRSEDGETWTRLAASLEAPEIDRIIGCDGDAIYIREAGNVGDVWRSTDGVNWSINLKSTHGARITSIAADSDNLIAGSDRGFYHKPIVGGSWSYYPGPALQELFFDGQSICAYARGFDGPYGALLNLTENLTWSADLAIPETYDTCFVTLPGRTIALVDHAVAVRDHDASLTLNRGLPSVIEAVIGQPMTISVTASSVEDDTLFYQWFADGLDIEGANSATLGLSYSVMDSAPSSIGVRVSDGTSIVHAESPFRLFEQAAPQFYPPAGDPLSVYFTRGAGETATVRLSANVLAAGNPTYTWSRNGIVIDTPNTRVLRLHVQPADAGDVYTVAVTNASGSISTSHTLVGPQPILSSDTYVTTTYNPYFETSNVVIEASADWATSFQWFCNGVAVPDANQAIFRNEQLSADQSGLYVLEARNGWGVARTDARFISVTGSRITNISVRAEAGTGENTLTPGVVIARLRGDLSPLVRAIGPSLTPFGIAAPLRDPALKAIDENGRVVASGDQWGGSPFMESLFTRVGAFPLDAASLDATVVASRLRYDGNISRFTAPVESVLGDVGDALVEVYDTGRTNDLDRLINLSCRARVSPAHPLIAGFVIDGEGPVKLLIRAGGSALKSFDIASYLANPRLTLFDADQREIGNNDTWHQAANITELRAAASLVGAFDFAEDSNDAASLVTLYPGVYTVMVEGVDAARGVALVELYEVP, encoded by the coding sequence ATGCCATTCCTGAGGTTATTACTGATTTTTTTCGGACTAAGTGCGACTGCTGCCTTTGCCCAATCCGCATGGAGATTTACTCAACCCCTTCCGGCCCCGGAACAAATCCGGGACATCGCCGCCAACGATCATCAAATCATCCTCGCGGGCGAAGCTGGCCTCATCGTCAGTTCCACTGACGGCGAAACTTGGGTGCGCCGCCAGACCGGCACTCGGGAATCGTTCAACGAGGTCCACTTTCTCAACGGACGTTGGTTTGCCACTGGCCACAGTGGCAGCATCTTCAACTCCAATGATGGCATCACATGGGCGCAACGAACCAATCTGCGGGGTTCCGGGGCCATGGCTTACGGCAACGACGTTTTTGTAGCTCTCACTTCGGACTACGAACAATCCGTCCGTGTTTCCTCCGATGGCGACAACTGGACCAGCAGCCATCTTCGCCCCGGACAAAATGCACTGGGACGCGGCATCGTTTTCGCTTACGGCAAGTTCTGGGCCGGAAGTGCCATCCGCGCCGGCTTATATCACAGCACCGACGGAATCTCGTGGTCTTTTCAACCCCTCAGCACCGCCAACGGAAACGTGGCTCGTGTGGTCCAGGCCAACGGACGACTTTTCGCCTTGGTGAAATACTCGTCCACTAGCACCATGCTGTTCGAACTCGAAGATGGCGTATCATGGGTCGAACGCGGAGGTTCCATGGTCGACTTCGGCTACCTCGACGGACGTTACTACAAACGTGAGCTCAACAACCTGACGCTCGTTTCTCCCAACACGCTCGATTGGACGTTGGCCCCGAACATTCCGGCAACGCTGGATCTCAGCCACCTCACCCGGTTTCAATCCACGACGTTTGGAATCGTTTCCAACCTCTCGAAACTCATCCAATCTGACGACGGCTTGAATTGGGGGCCAGTGGGCGACCAGCTCACGTTCACCAGCACCAACGGAGCTGCGCGGGTTGGCGAAGAAGTGCTTGCCTCCAATGGCTGGTTTACGAGCGATGGCGAATCATGGCAACAGGGAGGATTCGTTCCCCCGAGTGCGGATTACTATTTTCTATGCAACGTCAACGCGCGGGCGTATGCCTTGGTGCCTCAACGCTTCGCTGAAGGTCAACACGTGACCGAGCTTTGGGTAATTGATGGCGTCACGACCGCGCATCTCGCGGCAACTCTGGACGTGCGTCTCGTTGATCCGAACATCTGGTTCGCGAATGGTTACTACTTCATCTCATCTCCAGATCAAGGAGCGCGCATCCTGATTCGATCCGAAGACGGTGAAACGTGGACCCGACTTGCCGCATCTCTCGAAGCGCCCGAAATTGATCGTATTATCGGCTGCGACGGCGATGCCATCTACATCCGTGAGGCCGGCAACGTAGGGGATGTTTGGCGCTCCACCGATGGCGTAAATTGGAGCATAAATCTCAAATCCACCCATGGCGCACGAATCACTTCAATCGCTGCAGACTCGGACAATCTGATTGCCGGTTCAGACCGTGGGTTCTATCATAAGCCCATCGTCGGTGGATCGTGGTCCTATTATCCCGGGCCCGCCCTGCAGGAGTTATTCTTCGATGGCCAATCCATCTGCGCCTACGCCCGTGGATTCGATGGGCCCTACGGCGCTTTACTCAATCTGACCGAGAACCTCACGTGGAGTGCGGACCTCGCTATTCCCGAAACCTATGACACATGCTTCGTCACCTTGCCCGGCCGCACCATCGCACTAGTCGACCATGCCGTCGCCGTGCGTGACCACGACGCGTCACTCACTCTCAATCGCGGCCTGCCTTCCGTCATCGAAGCCGTAATCGGTCAACCTATGACCATCAGCGTTACGGCTTCATCGGTAGAAGACGATACGCTCTTCTACCAATGGTTTGCCGACGGGCTCGATATCGAAGGAGCTAACTCGGCGACGTTGGGCTTGTCCTACAGTGTCATGGACAGCGCCCCCTCATCGATCGGCGTGCGTGTTTCCGATGGAACTTCGATCGTGCACGCCGAGAGCCCTTTCCGATTGTTTGAGCAGGCCGCGCCCCAATTTTATCCTCCTGCAGGCGACCCCCTCAGCGTCTACTTCACTCGCGGAGCAGGTGAAACCGCCACAGTCAGACTATCTGCCAATGTGCTCGCGGCGGGCAATCCAACCTACACATGGTCCCGCAACGGAATCGTGATCGATACTCCCAACACTCGAGTCCTGCGACTCCATGTCCAACCGGCAGATGCTGGCGACGTTTACACGGTCGCAGTCACCAACGCCAGCGGCTCAATCAGCACGAGCCACACCTTGGTTGGACCGCAACCGATATTGTCGAGCGACACCTACGTCACAACAACCTACAATCCCTATTTTGAAACCAGCAACGTAGTGATTGAAGCCTCTGCCGATTGGGCCACTTCCTTTCAATGGTTTTGCAACGGCGTAGCGGTTCCCGACGCGAACCAAGCCATTTTCCGCAACGAACAGCTTTCAGCAGATCAATCAGGACTCTACGTCCTTGAAGCTCGTAACGGTTGGGGCGTGGCGAGAACCGACGCGCGATTCATCTCGGTCACCGGTTCTCGAATCACCAACATTTCAGTCCGCGCCGAAGCCGGCACCGGCGAAAACACCCTCACCCCTGGAGTAGTCATCGCGCGATTGCGCGGCGATTTGAGTCCCCTCGTGCGAGCCATCGGTCCATCATTGACACCGTTCGGCATTGCCGCGCCGCTCAGGGATCCCGCTCTCAAGGCAATTGATGAGAACGGTCGTGTTGTCGCGAGTGGCGATCAATGGGGAGGCTCTCCTTTCATGGAATCGCTGTTCACTCGCGTGGGTGCCTTTCCGCTCGACGCTGCGTCGCTCGACGCTACCGTCGTCGCGTCGCGACTCCGATACGACGGCAATATTTCTCGATTCACGGCCCCGGTGGAAAGCGTGCTCGGCGATGTCGGGGATGCGCTAGTCGAGGTCTACGACACTGGACGCACCAATGATCTCGACCGCTTGATCAACCTTTCGTGCCGCGCCCGTGTCTCCCCCGCTCACCCACTGATCGCCGGTTTCGTAATCGACGGCGAAGGTCCGGTCAAACTCCTCATTCGTGCCGGCGGCTCAGCCCTGAAATCGTTCGATATCGCAAGCTATTTGGCCAATCCCCGCTTAACCCTCTTCGACGCCGATCAACGGGAGATCGGCAATAACGACACCTGGCACCAAGCCGCCAACATCACCGAACTGCGCGCCGCCGCCAGCCTCGTGGGCGCGTTCGACTTCGCCGAGGACAGCAACGACGCCGCCTCGCTGGTGACCCTCTACCCCGGCGTTTACACCGTCATGGTCGAGGGCGTCGATGCCGCCAGAGGCGTGGCTTTGGTGGAACTTTATGAAGTGCCATAG
- a CDS encoding WD40/YVTN/BNR-like repeat-containing protein, producing MTASPRFRMLAFLASLLLPVLVLPGQSSWQRHWPLVTRPGLNDIATDGEKFVAVGAVGTVLTSTDGLTWQAEDAGTWESLQSIAYRGGQFIANGSEGTLFSSPDGLEWHQRLGGGRADQSHPAFGNGVYVTSGLWQQRYVLRSTDGATWEQVSMSFDPGSIVFGTGHFYANAAEVPGVRQSTDGRNWQLTVIDGATHTPDTFALPVSGNGVTLMASFRPDNSIAAYYRTTDGENWALLESNHALEYVYFSDGWFWSREAGTAQVLRSSDGSIWEPRPEADYGNRQLARIGDIRVWVGPGAIHRSVGEADWEPTTRPYGAQADERITTHALTHHDGRWVHAQGLTSTDAENWEPITFTNNSSDNGNEIKSASHAGNAFYLTKPSIHQDARVYRSEDGQIFSPVADLPGLIQAEVVYANGTYLIVGTETRDLHRSLDGINWITLAQNQPASSLSDASNGSWARPGKRLLTTDGTTFFLFVESGGLFTSADGTTWTPVSEKIANQSRLNVLRYADGWLLAGSDDGVHTSSDGGSTWTTWPPPLRHIQSVDHVDGRIIAMGHDRHNYGLVFMATSSDNVVWSRSAYATTGDIRGLVSVAGRTFATMGGNTWVSRAGQGPQITATPPAEAVIFAGLSPDLTVAATGTSPLSYQWARYGIDIEGATAATLTTPLESSEGRHLPLTVKISDGAHTTSVYSLLRVAANEAPEARHETGIATARIKDANGPVAYRLYADFSGEELTFTWYRDGVLMPDESEYSLSVPINAFTIGHHYRVTATNLAGSATSEDYPIEVPAITLGNWIEDRDQDTGALIRLGIENTHAGRYQWRRNGVPIPDATLPWVNLQQRYGPDELSLSSGFYDVLLFNSFGTVRSETYRYQRPEDAPLPTATPQYPFAPLTPPRLVNLSVRGITGAGEATLIPGFVFDRDTILTTDTPYSFIVRAVGPGLTGFGIADAISDPTLALIDASGTTLAHNEKWADNPTDLTATFDHVGAFALANDSHDAALLHELTAAPGAVVLTAPVVDSSDATGETLVELYELPDGNGTRLTNLSTRGLVTPDRPLTAGFVISGDGSLSLLLRAVGPALEDFGVQLPAPDPRLAVFNAAGDLIAGSVVPYPHFPSDLENTIGAFPIVPDSRNAGLLVTLPPGAYTVQALDDFGGIVLLEVYPYANVYESVEIPDLDEMIPLSNQPDPSL from the coding sequence ATGACCGCTTCCCCTCGCTTCCGCATGCTCGCTTTTCTCGCGAGTCTCCTGCTTCCGGTTCTGGTCCTCCCCGGACAATCCTCGTGGCAGCGGCACTGGCCGCTGGTCACTCGTCCCGGGCTCAACGACATCGCGACCGACGGCGAAAAATTTGTGGCCGTCGGTGCCGTCGGCACGGTGTTGACGTCAACCGACGGCCTCACCTGGCAGGCCGAAGACGCCGGCACGTGGGAGAGTTTGCAGAGCATCGCCTATCGCGGTGGCCAGTTCATCGCGAATGGTTCAGAGGGCACTTTGTTCTCTTCACCCGATGGGCTTGAATGGCACCAACGTTTAGGTGGCGGACGAGCGGATCAAAGTCACCCCGCCTTCGGCAACGGCGTCTACGTCACCAGCGGGCTCTGGCAGCAACGCTACGTGCTCCGGTCCACCGATGGCGCGACTTGGGAACAGGTCTCGATGTCCTTCGACCCGGGCTCCATCGTGTTCGGCACTGGCCACTTTTACGCCAACGCGGCCGAGGTCCCGGGCGTGCGTCAATCAACCGACGGCCGCAATTGGCAACTCACGGTCATTGATGGGGCGACGCACACGCCGGACACCTTTGCCCTGCCCGTTTCCGGCAATGGCGTGACCCTGATGGCCAGCTTCCGCCCCGACAATTCAATCGCGGCGTATTACCGCACCACCGACGGCGAAAACTGGGCTCTGCTCGAATCAAACCATGCCCTCGAATACGTCTATTTCTCCGATGGTTGGTTCTGGTCCCGTGAAGCGGGCACGGCCCAGGTCTTGCGTTCCTCTGATGGCTCAATCTGGGAGCCGCGCCCGGAAGCCGATTACGGGAACCGCCAACTCGCTCGCATCGGCGATATTCGCGTATGGGTGGGACCGGGGGCGATTCATCGATCAGTGGGTGAAGCGGACTGGGAACCGACCACCCGACCTTACGGAGCTCAGGCCGACGAACGCATCACCACCCACGCCCTGACCCATCACGACGGTCGCTGGGTGCACGCCCAGGGATTGACGTCGACCGATGCCGAGAACTGGGAGCCCATCACCTTCACCAACAATTCCTCCGACAATGGAAACGAAATCAAAAGCGCGTCTCATGCCGGCAACGCGTTTTACCTCACCAAGCCCTCAATTCATCAGGACGCCCGCGTTTACCGCTCCGAAGACGGTCAGATTTTTTCCCCGGTCGCCGACCTGCCCGGACTGATTCAAGCGGAAGTGGTTTACGCCAACGGCACCTATCTCATCGTCGGCACCGAAACGCGTGATTTGCACCGCTCGCTCGACGGCATCAACTGGATCACGCTGGCTCAAAATCAGCCTGCGAGTAGTCTCAGCGATGCCTCCAACGGGTCTTGGGCTCGGCCCGGCAAACGCCTGCTGACCACGGATGGCACCACCTTCTTTTTGTTTGTTGAATCCGGTGGGCTCTTCACCTCGGCCGATGGCACCACGTGGACGCCAGTCAGTGAGAAGATCGCAAACCAATCCCGCCTCAACGTGCTGCGCTACGCCGATGGGTGGCTGTTGGCCGGCAGCGACGATGGCGTGCACACGTCCTCCGATGGCGGCAGCACGTGGACGACCTGGCCCCCTCCCCTCAGGCATATTCAATCGGTGGATCACGTGGACGGTCGCATCATCGCAATGGGCCATGACCGCCACAACTACGGGTTGGTATTCATGGCCACCTCATCGGACAATGTCGTGTGGAGTCGGTCAGCTTACGCGACCACGGGCGATATTCGTGGTCTGGTCAGCGTCGCCGGCCGGACGTTCGCGACCATGGGCGGCAACACGTGGGTCAGCCGGGCCGGGCAAGGTCCGCAAATCACCGCAACCCCACCAGCCGAAGCCGTGATCTTTGCGGGATTGTCTCCCGACCTCACGGTAGCGGCCACCGGCACGAGCCCGCTGAGCTACCAGTGGGCGCGCTACGGCATCGATATCGAGGGTGCCACTGCCGCCACCCTGACGACACCTCTCGAATCAAGCGAGGGACGCCATCTCCCGTTGACTGTGAAAATTTCCGACGGGGCACACACCACCTCCGTCTACTCCCTTCTCCGGGTCGCAGCCAACGAAGCCCCGGAAGCCCGGCACGAGACAGGCATCGCCACGGCGCGTATCAAGGACGCGAACGGCCCGGTTGCCTACCGCCTTTATGCCGACTTCAGCGGCGAGGAACTCACTTTCACATGGTATCGCGACGGCGTCCTAATGCCCGACGAATCGGAATACAGTCTGAGCGTTCCGATCAACGCCTTCACCATCGGTCACCACTACCGGGTCACGGCGACCAACCTCGCGGGATCCGCCACCAGCGAAGACTACCCCATCGAAGTGCCGGCAATCACCCTCGGCAACTGGATCGAGGATCGCGATCAAGACACTGGAGCTTTGATCCGTCTCGGCATCGAAAACACCCACGCCGGTCGCTATCAATGGCGTCGCAACGGCGTCCCCATACCCGATGCGACCTTGCCGTGGGTGAACCTGCAACAGCGGTATGGTCCGGATGAATTGTCGCTCAGCTCCGGCTTCTACGACGTATTGCTTTTCAACTCATTCGGCACGGTGCGCAGCGAAACCTATCGGTATCAACGCCCGGAAGACGCACCGTTGCCCACCGCTACCCCGCAGTATCCGTTCGCACCGCTCACACCTCCCCGCTTGGTCAACCTGTCCGTTCGCGGTATCACCGGTGCCGGCGAAGCCACATTGATCCCGGGATTTGTATTCGACCGCGACACGATCCTGACGACGGATACGCCCTACTCCTTCATCGTGCGCGCCGTCGGCCCGGGATTGACCGGATTCGGGATCGCAGACGCCATCTCCGATCCCACCCTCGCGCTGATCGACGCCAGCGGGACCACGCTCGCCCACAACGAGAAGTGGGCGGATAACCCGACCGATCTTACCGCGACCTTCGATCACGTGGGCGCATTCGCGCTGGCAAACGATTCTCACGATGCGGCCCTGCTGCACGAGCTGACCGCCGCTCCCGGCGCCGTCGTGCTCACCGCACCGGTCGTAGACTCGTCCGACGCCACTGGGGAAACCCTGGTGGAACTCTACGAACTTCCCGACGGAAACGGAACCCGTTTGACCAACCTTTCAACTCGCGGCCTGGTCACGCCCGACCGTCCCCTCACCGCTGGTTTCGTGATCTCAGGCGACGGTTCACTGTCCCTGCTCTTGCGCGCCGTCGGTCCCGCGTTGGAGGACTTTGGGGTGCAGCTTCCTGCACCGGACCCGCGCCTCGCGGTCTTTAATGCCGCCGGCGATTTGATCGCCGGCAGCGTCGTCCCCTACCCTCATTTCCCGTCCGACCTCGAGAACACCATCGGAGCATTTCCCATTGTGCCCGACAGCCGCAATG